Proteins from one Streptosporangium becharense genomic window:
- a CDS encoding murein hydrolase activator EnvC family protein, with protein MKPLLAGAVRVLLLFSTLSPVPFPAPASAPRPAPAVTSTAQSPETTDAGAGRKTVSVPEGRESAGTEDPAGVPPSSPRWRWPITGRPRVLRGFAPPAQPWLAGHRGVDLDAAPGTGVRAAGPGTIGYAGSLAGRGVVTVLHPGGLRTTYLPVRPTVRRGQSVAAGEVVGVLEDSPGHCPASCLHWGLLRDRHYLDPLLLLGHGQVRLLPVWPARRFATAGTRRVSSSAVGL; from the coding sequence ATGAAACCTCTTCTCGCCGGGGCGGTGCGAGTCCTGCTGCTGTTCTCCACGCTCTCACCGGTGCCGTTCCCGGCGCCGGCGTCCGCACCACGGCCGGCGCCGGCGGTGACCAGCACGGCGCAATCCCCGGAGACAACCGATGCCGGAGCGGGCCGGAAGACGGTCAGCGTGCCGGAGGGCCGGGAGAGCGCCGGCACGGAGGACCCGGCCGGGGTCCCGCCGTCCTCCCCGCGATGGCGATGGCCGATCACCGGACGACCACGGGTGCTCCGCGGCTTCGCACCCCCGGCGCAGCCGTGGCTGGCCGGCCACCGAGGTGTCGATCTCGACGCGGCACCCGGCACCGGAGTCCGGGCGGCCGGGCCGGGGACGATCGGCTACGCCGGGTCCCTCGCGGGGCGGGGGGTGGTGACCGTGCTCCACCCCGGCGGCCTGCGCACGACCTACCTGCCCGTGCGGCCCACCGTGCGACGCGGCCAGAGCGTGGCCGCCGGTGAGGTGGTCGGCGTCCTTGAGGACTCCCCCGGCCACTGCCCCGCTTCCTGCCTGCACTGGGGCCTGCTCCGCGACCGCCACTACCTCGACCCGTTGCTCCTCCTCGGCCACGGCCAGGTCCGGCTCCTCCCGGTCTGGCCCGCGCGCCGGTTCGCGACCGCGGGAACGAGGAGAGTGTCGTCCTCGGCCGTCGGCCTGTGA
- the dprA gene encoding DNA-processing protein DprA — translation MDDRLARATLMRVAEPGDTVMGRLVALRGPQTAITQIRAGIADPELVRWFATVHHRPTGSQRPRPPSSPDERRARVTTRLDRMITTWAARLETADAARDLTDGERVGARLVTPGDPEWPTQLDDLGDGRPHALWLHGDADLRFSCLRSVAVVGSRAATPYGTHVAAEFGAGLGGRGWGVVSGGAYGIDGAAHRGALACGAVTVVVLACGADVAYPSAHQQLFAAVRAHGVLVSECPLGAHPTRLRFLVRNRLIAALTRGTLVVEAAVRSGALNTAGHAVTLNRHLAAVPGPVTSDTSAGCHRLIRQGRATCVTTPEEMIELVGAMGADLAPEPRGPVLPRDLLDPQTRRVLEAVPARAGAGPATLAVAAGVDLETVLSCVGYLAAAGYIERVSKGWRLRVHRPAGD, via the coding sequence ATGGACGACAGACTCGCCCGCGCCACCCTGATGCGCGTGGCCGAACCGGGTGACACCGTCATGGGCAGGCTCGTGGCACTCCGCGGTCCGCAGACCGCCATCACGCAGATCCGCGCCGGGATCGCCGATCCTGAGCTGGTCCGCTGGTTCGCCACCGTCCACCACCGTCCCACCGGTTCTCAGCGGCCCCGGCCGCCGTCCTCGCCCGACGAGAGGAGGGCACGGGTCACGACCAGGCTCGACCGGATGATCACCACCTGGGCGGCCAGGCTGGAGACGGCCGACGCCGCGCGGGATCTGACCGACGGTGAACGGGTGGGGGCCAGACTGGTGACCCCCGGAGACCCGGAGTGGCCGACCCAGCTGGACGACCTCGGTGATGGCCGTCCTCACGCGCTCTGGCTCCACGGCGACGCCGACCTCCGGTTCTCCTGTCTCCGCTCCGTCGCCGTCGTCGGCTCCCGGGCCGCCACCCCGTACGGAACGCACGTGGCCGCGGAGTTCGGGGCGGGGCTGGGCGGGAGGGGCTGGGGTGTCGTCTCGGGCGGCGCGTACGGGATCGACGGCGCGGCCCACCGCGGTGCCCTCGCCTGCGGGGCCGTCACCGTCGTCGTGCTCGCCTGCGGCGCCGACGTGGCCTACCCCAGTGCCCACCAGCAACTGTTCGCCGCGGTGCGTGCACACGGCGTGCTGGTGAGCGAGTGTCCGCTGGGCGCTCATCCGACCCGGCTGCGGTTCCTGGTCCGTAACCGGCTCATCGCGGCGCTGACCCGGGGCACCCTCGTCGTCGAGGCGGCGGTGCGCAGCGGGGCGCTCAACACGGCGGGGCACGCGGTGACGCTCAACCGTCACCTGGCGGCGGTGCCGGGCCCGGTGACCTCCGACACCTCGGCCGGGTGCCACCGGTTGATCCGTCAGGGCCGGGCCACGTGTGTCACCACTCCGGAAGAGATGATCGAGCTCGTCGGGGCCATGGGTGCGGACCTGGCTCCCGAGCCACGCGGTCCGGTTCTGCCCCGTGACCTGCTTGACCCGCAGACCCGGCGTGTCCTTGAGGCCGTGCCCGCCCGAGCCGGAGCGGGGCCGGCGACGTTGGCGGTGGCCGCGGGCGTCGACCTGGAGACCGTCCTGTCCTGCGTGGGGTACCTGGCCGCAGCCGGTTACATCGAACGTGTGTCCAAGGGCTGGCGCCTGCGCGTCCACCGCCCCGCGGGTGACTGA